Proteins from a genomic interval of Colletotrichum higginsianum IMI 349063 chromosome 6, whole genome shotgun sequence:
- a CDS encoding Kinesin-like protein, giving the protein MAPAGGGNIKVVVRVRPFNSREIDRGSKCIIEMKDNQTILATPPDAHTKNAKDAGQKVFAFDRSYWSFDRKDSHYAGQDNLFDDLGQPLLDNAFGGYNNCIFAYGQTGSGKSYSMMGYGKEVGIIPNICQDMFKRITALQEDKNLRCTVEVSYLEIYNERVRDLLNPSTKGNLKVREHPSTGPYVEDLAKLVVGSFQEIEHLMDEGNKARTVAATNMNETSSRSHAVFTLMLTQKKFDPETKMEMEKVAKISLVDLAGSERATSTGATGARLKEGAEINRSLSSLGRVISALADISTGKKKKGPGGQVPYRDSVLTWLLKDSLGGNSMTAMIAAISPADINYDETLSTLRYADSAKRIKNHAVVNEDANARMIRELKEELALLRNQLGGGGGGGTAGATGGAAGGVVTSEEVYPEGTPLEKQFVSITSSDGAVKKVSKAEIAEQLNQSEKLLTDLNQTWEQKLAKTEEIHKEREAALEELGISIEKGFIGLSTPKKMPHLVNLSDDPLLAECLVYNLKPGLTTVGNMDTNADNQANIRLNGTRILHDHCAFENGPDGTVMVIPSEGASVMVNGKRIEEPKQLHSGYRVILGDFHIFRFNHPMEAQKERADKSLLRQSVTASQLQSLEKSIPTPAVSPRPGHERNWSKTGSDIGDSRPDSPIPFRTGRDNDWSFARREAAEAILGTNQNLASLTDEELNALFEGIQRARAERVNGREGDDDAESVTSYPIREKYMSTGTLDNFSLDTALTMPSTPKQGEVDDKLREVREEMQSQLDRQKEEYQDQLKTAEAANVEVEEIRKEKLRMEETLQAIKEDMQQQLEVQRRQFEEKLEKMDPLKRPKANPKLSDEEIETAKQVVNHWRTRRYVRMAEAVLQHASTLKEAQIMSNELDEGVVFQFTVVDLGHSICSTYDMVLNGLTGEGDDIALDETQKPCIGVRVVDYKNCVVHLWSLEKLHDRVRQMRQMHQYLDQPEYAQHLSLDNPFIETCMPQYTLVGEVDVPLKAVFESRVQDFALDVLSPHTSHAIGMIKLSLEPSHARAPSNTLKFNVVMHEMLGFAEREGTEVHAQLFIPGVSEEDGITTTQMVKDFDEGPIRFESVHSMSVPLFSPQNVTLRAAIFAKVSAMHLDKLLSWDDMRDAVPVSRGRPKGARIAESQFYTEEKHDLLARIQILELNEEGEYAPVEVAQTSEMDGGTFQLHQGLQRRISINITHSSGDALPWDDAMNLRVGKIQLLDQAGKSPDMTSTSPTIALKLANKPAFRDNANGTRSITMTGQWDSSLHNSLLLDRVTADKYRVQMTVAWEVSSSKFAEPMKFAMHVCCQIMSRSWVRQTSMFSSLWQSVRFVHATSAIFTLSMRPAPIKRIGDLWRMSSQHDYVKGEEQLTTWTPRGVSLVSDFILARKKRRRIAEIGAVQTLLKKIGLPEPKAKPAEQETQDEEDLPPQSTYQNDDDDLLNDTPESSQVPEDDDLVNGDGQETPQAEEEILTVQEPQETEMPERERQMLGKCIKLWHKYPDPLLQILSPTNTDPPTDGSAPEASAPPSLIPTIIRVPKNPKVLKGGYLLIPNSSSTRWVKRFVELRRPYLHIHSVTDGDEVAIVSLRNSRLDSQPGVIGLLSGDDDDTGSQTNGSGEEFRPSHRRTASGRVISTIWTGTGTGGAANGAGGGLQRLSERLQAGVFAIYGTDNTWLFAARSERDKRDWIFRIDQSYFSGSDSANGSGAGSPDRYDDSLIGGY; this is encoded by the exons ATGGCGCCAGCAGGTGGTGGAAACATTAAGGTGGTGGTGAGAGTCAGACCGTTCAACAGTAGAG AAATCGACCGTGGTTCAAAATGCATCATTGAGATGAAAGACAACCAGACGATCCTCGCCACACCTCCCGATGCTCACACCAAGAACGCAAAGGATGCCGGCCAAAAAGTCTTCGCCTTTGATAGATCATACTGGTCGTTCGATCGAAAGGACTCCCACTATGCCGGTCAAGACAACCTCTTCGACGATCTTGGCCAGCCGCTTTTGGACAACGCATTCGGAGGTTACAACAATTGTATTTTCGCCTACGGTCAAACCGGTTCTGGAAAGTCGTACTCCATGATGGGATACGGCAAGGAGGTCGGCATCATCCCGAATATTTGCCAAGATATGTTTAAGAGAATCACGGCCTTGCAGGAGGACAAGAACCTGCGATGTACGGTGGAAGTGTCATACCTCGAGATCTACAATGAGCGGGTGCGAGATCTGCTCAACCCGTCAACCAAGGGCAACCTCAAGGTTCGCGAGCACCCTTCGACTGGACCATACGTCGAAGACTTGGCAAAATTGGTGGTCGGCAGCTTCCAGGAGATTGAGCACTTGATGGACGAGGGAAACAAGGCAAGAACTGTCGCGGCAACCAACATGAACGAGACATCTAGCCGAAGTCATGCAGTCTTTACTCTGATGCTCACTCAGAAGAAGTTTGACCCCGAAACCAAGATGGAGATGGAAAAGGTCGCCAAGATCAGTCTCGTTGATTTGGCTGGCTCGGAAAGAGCCACATCAACAGGCGCTACAGGTGCCCGCCTGAAGGAAGGTGCCGAGATTAACAGGTCACTGTCCTCTCTAGGTCGTGTCATTTCAGCGCTCGCTGATATCTCGActggaaagaagaagaagggacCTGGCGGGCAGGTTCCCTATCGAGACAGTGTTCTGACTTGGCTGCTCAAAGATTCATTAGGTGGCAACAGCATGACTGCCATGATTGCAGCCATCAGTCCAGCAGACATCAACTACGACGAAACTCTCAGTACACTACGATATGCTGATTCGGCCAAGCGGATCAAGAACCACGCGGTCGTCAACGAAGACGCCAACGCTCGTATGATCAGAGAACTCAAGGAAGAGCTTGCCCTTTTGAGGAATCAActaggcggcggcgggggaggcgGAACAGCAGGTGCCACCGGAGGAgctgccggcggcgttgtcACGTCAGAAGAGGTCTATCCGGAAGGCACGCCTCTAGAGAAGCAATTCGTGTCCATCACATCgagcgacggcgccgtgaAGAAAGTCTCCAAGGCCGAGATTGCGGAGCAGCTTAACCAGAGCGAGAAGCTGCTCACAGACCTGAACCAGACGTGGGAGCAGAAATTGGCCAAAACCGAAGAGATTCACAAGGAGCGCGAGGCCGCGCTTGAGGAGCTCGGTATCAGCATCGAAAAGGGCTTTATCGGACTCTCTACGCCCAAGAAGATGCCCCATTTGGTCAACCTCTCGGACGATCCACTGCTCGCTGAATGCCTGGTGTACAACCTCAAGCCAGGATTGACCACGGTGGGGAATATGGACACGAATGCCGACAACCAAGCGAACATTCGCCTCAACGGGACGCGAATATTACATGATCATTGCGCGTTCGAGAACGGACCAGACGGTACCGTTATGGTCATCCCCAGCGAAGGCGCCTCTGTCATGGTCAACGGTAAACGGATCGAAGAGCCTAAGCAGCTCCACTCTGGTTACCGAGTCATTTTGGGTGATTTCCACATCTTCCGTTTCAACCATCCCATGGAGGCCCAAAAGGAGAGAGCAGACAAGAGCCTTTTGAGACAGTCTGtcacagccagccagctgcAGAGCCTCGAAAAGAGCATACCTACGCCGGCAGTCAGCCCTCGGCCAGGACACGAACGGAATTGGAGCAAGACTGGATCTGATATTGGCGACAGTCGACCGGACTCTCCGATTCCATTTCGCACTGGACGCGATAACGATTGGAGCTTTGCGAGACGCGAGGCTGCAGAGGCTATACTCGGTACAAACCAGAACTTGGCTAGCCTTACGGACGAGGAACTCAATGCCTTATTCGAGGGCATCCAAAGAGCGCGTGCTGAGCGTGTCAACGGCCGTgagggtgacgatgatgcgGAGTCAGTCACTTCATATCCTATTCGAGAAAAATACATGTCGACTGGCACCCTTGACAACTTCTCTCTTGACACCGCGCTCACCATGCCCTCGACCCCCAAACAGGGGGAAGTGGACGACAAGCTTAGAGAAGTGCGAGAGGAGATGCAGTCCCAGCTCGACCGGCAAAAGGAGGAGTATCAGGACCAGCTCAAGACAGCTGAAGCAGCCAACGTTGAAGTGGAAGAGATCAGAAAGGAGAAGCTGAGGATGGAAGAAACCCTTCAGGCAATAAAAGAAGACATGCAGCAGCAATTGGAGGTTCAGCGTCGCCAATTCGAGGAAAAGCTCGAGAAAATGGATCCGCTAAAGAGGCCAAAGGCTAATCCCAAGCTGTCCGACGAGGAAATCGAAACCGCCAAGCAGGTCGTCAATCACTGGCGGACCCGACGCTACGTGCGAATGGCCGAAGCGGTTCTACAACACGCCTCAACGTTGAAGGAAGCACAGATCATGAGTAACGAGCTCGACGAAGGCGTGGTTTTCCAGttcaccgtcgtcgaccttggccaCTCCATCTGTTCTACCTACGATATGGTCTTGAACGGGTTGACAGGCGAAGGGGACGATATCGCTCTCGACGAGACCCAGAAGCCATGCATCGGCGTTCGTGTCGTCGACTACAAGAATTGCGTCGTCCATCTCTGGAGTCTTGAGAAGCTTCACGACCGCGTTCGCCAAATGCGACAGATGCACCAATACCTCGATCAACCCGAGTATGCGCAGCACTTGAGCCTTGATAACCCATTCATCGAAACCTGCATGCCGCAGTACACCCTTGTGGGAGAGGTCGACGTGCCTCTGAAGGCCGTCTTCGAGAGCAGGGTTCAGGACTTTGCGCTCGACGTTCTCTcaccacacacctcccacGCCATCGGCATGATCAAGCTTTCTTTGGAGCCGTCACATGCCCGAGCTCCATCCAACACGCTAAAATTCAACGTTGTTATGCACGAGATGCTGGGGTTcgccgagagggagggcaCAGAGGTTCATGCTCAGCTGTTCATCCCCGGGGTGTCGGAGGAGGATGGCATCACGACTACGCAGATGGTCAAGGACTTTGACGAAGGGCCGATTCGGTTTGAGAGCGTGCATAGTATGAGCGTCCCTCTTTTTAGCCCGCAGAATGTCACCCTTCGGGCAGCCATTTTCGCCAAAGTATCCGCCATGCACCTGGACAAGCTGCTGAGCTGGGACGATATGAGAGATGCTGTACCGGTGTCCCGAGGTAGACCTAAAGGCGCACGAATCGCCGAGTCGCAGTTCTACACCGAGGAGAAGCATGACCTGCTGGCAAGGATACAGATTCTCGAGCTCAATGAGGAAGGAGAGTATGCGCCTGTGGAAGTCGCGCAAACGAGCGAGATGGACGGCGGCACGTTCCAGCTCCATCAGGGGCTGCAGCGTCGCATCTCCATCAACATCACGCACAGCTCCGGCGATGCGTTGCCTTGGGATGATGCGATGAATCTCAGGGTGGGCAAAATCCAGCTCCTGGACCAGGCAGGGAAGTCTCCCGACATGACTTCCACGTCCCCGACCATCGCTCTCAAGCTTGCCAATAAGCCCGCTTTCCGCGACAATGCCAACGGCACCCGAAGCATTACAATGACCGGGCAGTGGGATTCCAGCCTGCACAACTCCTTGTTGCTGGACAGAGTCACAGCGGATAAGTACCGCGTCCAGATGACGGTGGCCTGGGAAGTCAGCTCCAGCAAGTTTGCGGAACCGATGAAGTTTGCGATGCACGTCTGCTGTCAGATCATGTCGAGGTCATGGGTGCGGCAGACGTCAATGTTCTCCTCGTTGTGGCAAAGCGTCCGATTTGTTCATGCGACCAGCGCCATTTTTACGCTGTCGATGCGCCCTGCGCCCATTAAGAGGATAGGCGACCTCTGGCGGATGAGCAGCCAGCACGATTATGTCAAGGGAGAAGAACAACTCACCACATGGACTCCCCGTGGGGTTTCCCTCGTCAGCGACTTCATCCTCGCCCGTAAGAAGAGAAGACGGATCGCCGAGATTGGGGCCGTGCAGACTCTGCTCAAAAAGATCGGCCTGCCCGAACCGAAGGCTAAGCCAGCAGAGCAAGAGACccaagacgaggaggacctACCTCCCCAGTCGACATACCAaaatgacgatgacgacctGCTGAACGACACACCGGAGAGCTCGCAGGTGCCAGAGGACGATGACCTCGTCAACGGAGACGGTCAAGAGACGCCGCaagccgaagaagagatATTGACTGTTCAAGAACCGCAGGAGACAGAGATGCCAGAGCGGGAGAGGCAAATGCTCGGAAAATGCATCAAGCTCTGGCACAAGTATCCCGATCCACTGCTGCAGATCCTCAGCCCAACCAATACCGACCCCCCCACAGACGGGTCTGCGCCGGAGGCGTCGGCTCCGCCGAGCCTGATCCCGACCATCATCAGAGTGCCGAAAAACCCAAAGGTGCTCAAGGGAGGCTACCTGCTCATCCCCAACAGTAGCTCGACGAGATGGGTCAAGCGGTTTGTCGAGTTGAGACGGCCATATCTTCACATCCACTCTGTCACTGATGGCGATGAGGTGGCCATTGTCAGTTTGCGAAACTCGCGTCTCGACAGCCAGCCCGGCGTCATTGGCCTGCTGtctggcgacgacgatgacacgGGCTCCCAAAccaacggcagcggcgaAGAGTTCCGTCCAAGCCACCGACGGACAGCATCGGGGCGCGTCATCTCTACCATATggaccggcaccggcacAGGCGGTGCGGCAAatggcgcgggcggcggtcTGCAGAGACTGAGCGAGCGATTACAAGCCGGGGTCTTTGCCATCTACGGCACGGACAACACATGGTTATTCGCCGCGCGCAGTGAGCGTGACAAGAGGGACTGGATCTTTCGCATTGACCAAAGTTATTTCTCGGGAAGCGACAGCGCAAACGGCAGCGGTGCGGGAAGCCCCGACAGATACGACGACTCCCTCATCGGCGGGTACTGA